Proteins from a single region of Seriola aureovittata isolate HTS-2021-v1 ecotype China chromosome 9, ASM2101889v1, whole genome shotgun sequence:
- the sall4 gene encoding sal-like protein 4 — protein sequence MSRRKQAKPQHINSDEPGSLENGILRDDQAEETGNKMKRFRMDETRVCNKCCAEFFDEAEFLEHEKNCTKSQQVVIMKDGDGNEMPEEYSQGSPEGPTSDHDDSQSSSHSLSNVNTDHLERTEEDSSMNAEDSGQQDHAEMSASPEMTFHNSPKMHNSNVTLETMADTKVAVSQHSSSNTSLTSSEDALQAIPMILEQLVCLQQQQLQQIQLTEQIRIQVAMMTPQSLQSSVGAAMDPLKALGAHLSQQLSAAAALIGKRTGSQSLSMETMKQGKLPLPTGIPASLPGGLGSVNSKTDILKGIPDLASRLPALLPQSPGVLGFPSTFNGIQAGIESSKKVKTKMLNLPPESKNGDSLYKHKCKYCGKTFGNDSALQIHLRSHTGERPFKCNICGNRFTTKGNLKVHFQRHKDKYPNIGMNPHPVPEHLDNIPTSSGIPFGMSVPMDESNMTEIKPMLGHPTAGFHPSSIPGFKATFDSFGGDSFSQRPSPTTSDGSPSVSSNMFGQETGLDPNQKDAKELLGPLHHMNGNALPAEQSSGTAKLQQMVDGLEKRTNDPNECVICHRVLSCQSSLKMHYRTHTGERPYKCKICGRAFSTKGNLKAHYGVHRANTPLKMQHSCPICQKKFTNAVVLQQHIRMHMGGQIPNTPMPENQFEAAEAMEPSLPEEKPMDTNGFETSMEDHEPELNSQKPNETLDSLPPASEGQPKKHSAPVAFSSLDVLKNLTSALALKRQSSTASESEGTAKESPSAPRDQEYHNGRSPAISDSAMSFHSSSPVNNNLSSSKSPESAVDEFASSGSKPESEGGTQDGTESSGALDLTASSSFTPKAIKEEPGMPFTNGDYVPSNMSFMRIPSCLASLEMKIPPENPLGPHGLFGSHMPQGTTVPSSISTAPRRSTKQHMCNVCGKNFSSASALQIHERTHTGEKPFACNICGRAFTTKGNLKVHIGTHMWNNSSRRGQRLSLDNPMALMAMSAEAKMLPEIMQGPKELGAPPMNFDPSLWNQYAAAFSGGLTMKTNEISVIQGGGIPLPGSPAGGPLIGSTGGLMKMDGSHSGLPATVAEIENKSSDSVPKSQFPHFMEEGKIAVN from the exons ATGTCGAGGCGCAAGCAAGCCAAACCGCAGCACATCAACTCCGACGAGCCCGGTTCGCTTGAAAATG GGATTCTTCGAGATGATCAGGCTGAGGAGActggaaacaaaatgaagagGTTCAGAATGGATGAGACCAGGGTCTGCAACAAGTGTTGTGCTGAATTCTTTGATGAAGCAGAATTTCTTGAGCATGAGAAAAATTGCACTAAAAGTCAGCAAGTGGTCATCATGAAAGACGGAGATGGCAATGAAATGCCTGAGGAATATTCACAAGGTTCTCCTGAAGGCCCTACCAGTGACCATGATGATAGCCAGTCCAGTAGTCATTCCCTATCAAATGTCAACACAGACCACCTggaaagaacagaagaagacTCGAGCATGAATGCAGAGGATTCAGGACAACAAGATCACGCAGAGATGTCTGCAAGCCCTGAGATGACTTTCCACAACTCACCCAAAATGCACAATTCAAATGTCACTCTTGAAACCATGGCAGATACTAAAGTTGCTGTCTCCCAACATTCTTCAAGTAATACATCTCTGACCTCGTCAGAGGATGCCCTGCAGGCCATCCCGATGATCTTGGAACAGTTAGTGTGCCTccagcaacagcagctacagcaaATACAGCTCACAGAACAGATTCGAATCCAAGTAGCTATGATGACTCCACAGAGTCTCCAGTCATCAGTAGGGGCAGCAATGGACCCTCTGAAAGCCCTTGGTGCACATCTGTCTCaacagctctctgctgcagcagctctgataGGAAAAAGGACCGGCAGCCAGAGTCTTTCTATGGAGACAATGAAGCAAGGTAAACTACCTCTGCCCACTGGCATCCCTGCCTCTCTACCTGGAGGACTGGGTTCAGTAAACTctaaaacagacattttgaagGGCATTCCAGATCTGGCCAGTCGTTTACCAGCACTACTGCCCCAATCTCCAGGTGTCTTGGGATTCCCGAGCACCTTCAATGGGATCCAAGCAGGGATTGAGTCCTCCAAAAAGGTGAAGACGAAAATGCTGAACCTTCCACCAGAATCAAAGAATGGTGACTCACTATACAAGCACAAGTGTAAGTACTGCGGAAAGACCTTCGGCAATGACAGTGCGCTCCAGATTCACTTGCGTTCTCACACCGGGGAGAGGCCCTTCAAGTGTAACATTTGCGGAAACCGATTCACAACCAAAGGAAACCTCAAAGTGCATTTCCAGCGGCATAAAGACAAGTATCCGAACATTGGCATGAACCCTCATCCTGTGCCAGAGCACCTTGACAACATTCCCACCAGCAGTGGCATTCCGTTTGGCATGTCTGTGCCCATGGACGAGTCAAACATGACTGAAATCAAGCCTATGCTGGGCCATCCTACTGCTGGGTTCCACCCATCATCCATACCAGGCTTCAAGGCGACATTTGACAGCTTTGGAGGGGACTCCTTTTCCCAGAGACCCTCCCCAACAACAAGCGATGGCTCTCCGTCTGTTTCCTCTAATATGTTTGGTCAAGAGACAGGACTGGATCCAAATCAGAAGGACGCTAAAGAACTGCTTGGACCACTGCATCATATGAATGGGAATGCCCTCCCAGCAGAACAAAGCTCTGGAACGGCAAAACTTCAGCAAATGGTGGATGGCCTGGAAAAAAGGACCAATGACCCCAATGAGTGTGTAATCTGTCATAGGGTGCTCAGTTGCCAGAGCTCGCTCAAGATGCATTACCGTACACACACCGGCGAGAGGCCCTACAAATGCAAAATCTGTGGCCGTGCATTCTCCACTAAGGGTAACCTCAAGGCTCATTATGGAGTGCACAGGGCTAACACCCCTCTTAAGATGCAGCACTCATGCCCTATTTGCCAGAAGAAGTTCACTAACGCTGTggttctgcagcagcacattCGCATGCACATGGGCGGGCAGATCCCCAACACCCCAATGCCGGAAAACCAGtttgaagcagcagaagcaatGGAGCCATCTCTACCAGAGGAGAAGCCCATGGATACTAATGGTTTTGAAACAAGCATGGAGGATCATGAACCAGAGCTTAACTCACAGAAGCCAAACGAGACCTTAGattccctccctcctgcctctGAGGGACAACCAAAGAAGCATTCTGCCCCCGTTGCCTTTTCCAGCCTGGATGTTTTGAAGAACCTCACCTCTGCTCTTGCACTGAAACGACAGAGTAGCACTGCTTCGGAGAGCGAGGGAACAGCCAAAGAATCCCCATCAGCTCCTAGAGATCAGGAATATCACAATGGCCGTAGTCCCGCCATTTCTGACTCAGCCATGTCTTTTCATTCATCCTCCCCTGTAAATAACAACCTGAGTAGCAGCAAGTCTCCTGAGTCTGCTGTTGATGAATTTGCCAGTAGTGGGTCAAAACCAGAGTCTGAGGGTGGCACTCAAGATGGCACTGAGTCAAGTGGAGCCCTTGACCTTACAGCTTCAAGCAGCTTCACCCCCAAAGCCATTAAAGAAGAACCTGGCATGCCATTCACAAATGGAGACTATG TTCCTAGTAACATGTCTTTCATGAGGATACCATCATGTCTGGCCAGTTTGGAGATGAAGATTCCTCCAGAGAATCCTTTGGGCCCCCATGGTTTGTTCGGCTCCCACATGCCTCAGGGAACAACCGTGCCCTCTTCCATCTCCACCGCACCTCGACGATCAACCAAACAGCACATGTGTAATGTCTGTGGGAAGAACTTCTCATCTGCTAGTGCTTTGCAGATCCACGAGCGCACTCACACGGGGGAGAAGCCTTTTGCCTGCAACATCTGTGGCAGGGCTTTCACCACCAAGGGAAATTTAAAG GTGCACATCGGCACTCACATGTGGAACAACTCGTCACGGCGTGGTCAGCGTCTCTCTCTGGATAATCCCATGGCACTGATGGCAATGAGCGCAGAGGCTAAGATGTTGCCAGAAATCATGCAGGGGCCCAAAGAATTGGGTGCTCCACCAATGAACTTTGACCCATCTCTGTGGAACCAGTACGCTGCTGCCTTCAGTGGTGGCCTGACAATGAAGACCAATGAAATTTCTGTCATCCAGGGTGGTGGCATCCCACTCCCTGGTAGCCCTGCCGGTGGGCCTCTTATTGGATCTACCGGAGGCCTCATGAAGATGGATGGATCCCACTCTGGCTTGCCTGCCACGGTGGCTGAAATTGAGAATAAAAGCTCTGACAGTGTGCCAAAATCACAGTTCCCACATTTCATGGAGGAGGGTAAAATTGCAGTTAACTAG